A stretch of Ischnura elegans chromosome 4, ioIscEleg1.1, whole genome shotgun sequence DNA encodes these proteins:
- the LOC124158149 gene encoding uncharacterized protein LOC124158149 — protein sequence MESEKLIEEVRKFPVLYDQTVDNYRNVEYKERVWKMISEKLKASGMSHFYILSFRYTECLFTVCSACTSLQQFLHWSNISCSPHLPLYTSNWRVKEILEIFFLGGPEECRKRWASFRDQFRRTLQKRKTRSGQAAAKKNKYKYEDILEFLLPHIVERETLSNVPSMEYQRDDSEFDPRVEEEPEHDPGSELESQNDVSQYPGTSSQITVQPTSPDPPAETTETISGKRNHFNRPLNAKRRGSNNEKPAQESPSSQLMAYILAEKEAEKVRVNPTSPEQHPIDIFLASLAPVLKSLDPILLNQAKTSIFTTVQEFELKQLSKNESVAGSNDSSTRSSFTNESPHYSSFNESHQQITNPLSVHTMNHASFFKL from the exons ATGGAGAGCGAGAAACTTATTGAAGAAGTGCGGAAATTCCCAGTTCTGTATGACCAAACTGTGGATAATTATCGGAATGTCGAGTACAAGGAAAGGGTGTGGAAAATGATTTCCGAGAAACTGAAAGCATCAGGTATgtcacatttttatattctttcatttcgtTATACAGAGTGTTTATTTACCGTGTGTAGTGCATGTACAAGTTTGCAACAGTTTCTACATTGGTCAAACATCTCA TGCAGCCCTCACTTGCCACTCTACACTTCCAACTGGAGAGTTAAAGAAATCCTTGA aatattttttttaggagGGCCGGAAGAGTGCAGGAAAAGGTGGGCCTCGTTTCGAGATCAGTTCCGTCGAACTCTACAAAAGAGGAAGACAAGATCGGGACAAGCTGCAGccaaaaaaaataagtacaagtacgaagacattttggaatttttgctgCCTCATATTGTGGAAAGAGAAACCCTCTCCAATGTGCCATCAATGGAATACCAAAGGGATGATTCTGAATTTGACCCAAGAGTGGAAGAAGAGCCTGAACATGATCCCGGAAGTGAGCTTGAAAGCCAAAACGATGTTTCTCAATACCCTGGTACAAGTTCTCAGATTACAGTTCAGCCTACCTCTCCAGATCCTCCAGCTGAGACTACGGAAACCATTTCTGGGAAAAGAAACCACTTCAATAGACCATTGAATGCTAAACGAAGGGgatcaaataatgaaaaaccgGCGCAAGAGTCTCCTTCGAGCCAACTTATGGCGTATATATTAGCcgaaaaagaggcagaaaaagTCAGAGTTAATCCAACCAGTCCTGAACAACACCCTATCGATATTTTTCTTGCTAGCCTGGCTCCAGTTCTGAAATCTTTGGACCCCATATTATTAAACCAGGCAAAAACATCAATTTTCACCACTGTGCAAGAGTTTGAGTTGAAgcagttatcaaaaaatgaaagcgtcgcaggcagcaatgattcctccacacgttcatcattcaccaatgaatcACCTCATTACAGTTCCTTTAACGAAAGCCACCAACAAATAACGAATCCACTTTCCGTGCATACAATGAACCACGCctcgttttttaaattgtaa